The Verrucomicrobium spinosum DSM 4136 = JCM 18804 genome includes a region encoding these proteins:
- a CDS encoding DUF2917 domain-containing protein: protein MNASRPHPIQLGKVSGFPRAWEAVVARLPFMPKSWRADCPEREVESGELVKIKQPGGLTRITCVRGVLWITQEGDPTDYVLHQGETFRPQTRGSVLVEGLHASLIRLTAQES, encoded by the coding sequence ATGAACGCAAGCCGCCCGCACCCCATTCAACTTGGCAAAGTCTCTGGATTCCCCCGCGCGTGGGAAGCCGTGGTGGCGCGGCTGCCGTTCATGCCCAAAAGCTGGCGCGCCGACTGTCCCGAACGGGAGGTGGAGAGCGGTGAACTGGTGAAGATTAAGCAGCCTGGGGGGCTGACAAGGATCACCTGTGTGCGGGGGGTGCTCTGGATCACCCAGGAAGGGGATCCGACGGACTACGTGCTGCATCAGGGTGAGACCTTCAGGCCACAGACACGCGGGTCGGTGCTGGTGGAGGGGTTGCATGCATCTCTGATCCGCCTCACGGCGCAGGAGTCGTGA